From a single Lolium rigidum isolate FL_2022 chromosome 7, APGP_CSIRO_Lrig_0.1, whole genome shotgun sequence genomic region:
- the LOC124673042 gene encoding putative disease resistance protein RGA3: MAESASAGGLDPAVLAEAPKLVYSVSQAMEGLAAQIQSHDGKWGPRSWGWKVVGPELEVLKMYMLKIWFMSAGAEPQRAGDKALALQARDATYFIDDLQDMILHCCTLARRAKTLSHQFKLLPALWYCWNRLLGLLATKPPHKIMRDIKVVNQETRRIGHLLQNGAGPSSTSLPLPPSPDLAREILQPKVFGRDKERDEIVQMLIRGGKVAAPDMTVSIVGTGGIGKTTLAKMVFDDAQVRQHFDVRCWVSVSSRFDLMKLAAEILSSAQPSWDGSADTMVDVQMLQSELRQLVTSKRYLIVLDDVWNNITDDIWLDMLAPLRSADIGSRILVTSRTDTMPRTVGTSQLHTLHPLNSDDCWALLKVHAFPSDSDDVHPDLELIGKQIVARINGSPLAAKLLGGLLGDTRSKSQWMNIMEKGLQDNNISLVLRLSYMYLPVHLKRCFTYCSLFAPGYKFDPAHLSWLWIAEGFIEPQDGDERRLEDIAREYFDQLLSRSFFQELKLGPKTCYFVHDLLHDLAKSVAAVDCFRIEDGMNSDIPSTVCHLSVSVNSISDLTNFSALENLRTLLIQPSLPFSFSCFQEDFAVNLKCLLEKTKRLRVLDLSGFKLEELPQCIVDLLHLRYLSLHGSIQRLPESIGKLLNLQTLCFTGKCSLDKLPASITMLVNLRHLLVETKYIAGLTGIGQLANLQGSLELHVEKREGHKLEELMNINGLHGLLKIKNLENVSSYEEACKAELNKKSNLSSLNLEWSSASRNKSPPSDRKVLEGLQPHQGIKVLNVRRYCGTETPRWLQSLQQLSTLHLTNCRSLAMLPPLGHLGSLRYLHMKELCAVDRIGHEFYGTGDVAFPSLRFLEFDDFPRLHDWSGIADRESFPCLERLAIMDCPELVKIPPFFPATREITIERTRLVPYMRLASFSSTSEKFQLDVFTTSLDFNGLLSKQHIEAIAALNISGAEEIVATEETGSFVSLQRIQLSRCNVTDQNFSRFLQALPCLCSLEIIDLPNITSLPASETLKFSTMLTELSIRNCCLLQSILSLQSLDSLKYLVIERCPKVTASSFPLNFKSLSSLKVLRISYCSELQSLPACGLPSSLETLNIIGCHPEFSRQSRNRNGHYFEKLATIPTVIIR, from the coding sequence ATGGCGGAATCAGCGTCAGCTGGCGGCTTGGATCCTGCTGTACTGGCGGAGGCGCCGAAGCTGGTCTACTCGGTTTCTCAGGCCATGGAGGGTCTGGCCGCCCAGATCCAGTCGCACGACGGGAAATGGGGCCCTAGGAGCTGGGGGTGGAAGGTCGTCGGCCCCGAGCTGGAGGTGCTCAAGATGTACATGCTCAAGATCTGGTTCATGTCCGCCGGCGCCGAGCCACAGCGCGCCGGAGACAAGGCTCTGGCTTTGCAGGCCAGAGATGCAACCTACTTCATCGACGACCTCCAGGATATGATACTCCACTGCTGCACCCTTGCCCGGCGAGCCAAGACTCTCAGCCACCAATTCAAGCTGCTTCCCGCTCTATGGTATTGCTGGAACCGCCTGCTTGGGCTGCTCGCCACGAAACCACCACACAAGATCATGAGGGACATCAAAGTTGTGAATCAAGAAACTCGCAGGATTGGCCATCTGCTACAGAACGGCGCAGGCCCATCGTCCACTTCGCTTCCGCTGCCACCTTCCCCTGATTTGGCCAGGGAAATCCTTCAGCCTAAGGTATTTGGCCGCGACAAGGAGAGGGATGAAATAGTGCAGATGCTCATCCGCGGCGGCAAGGTTGCTGCACCTGACATGACAGTCTCTATTGTTGGCACAGGAGGAATTGGGAAGACAACACTCGCCAAGATGGTCTTTGACGATGCACAAGTCAGGCAGCATTTTGATGTAAGATGCTGGGTCTCTGTTTCCAGTAGATTCGACCTAATGAAGCTCGCAGCCGAGATCCTAAGCTCGGCCCAGCCATCTTGGGATGGCTCTGCTGACACGATGGTGGATGTTCAAATGCTTCAGTCCGAGCTCCGCCAGTTAGTTACATCCAAGAGGTACCTGATTGTTCTCGATGATGTATGGAACAACATCACCGATGATATCTGGCTGGACATGCTTGCTCCTCTACGGTCTGCAGATATTGGTAGCAGAATCCTGGTGACTTCCCGCACGGACACCATGCCTCGTACCGTCGGCACATCGCAGCTGCACACCCTGCATCCGCTAAATAGCGACGATTGCTGGGCCCTGCTCAAGGTACATGCTTTTCCGAGTGATAGCGATGATGTCCATCCAGACCTCGAGCTGATCGGGAAGCAAATTGTTGCAAGAATCAATGGATCGCCTTTGGCTGCCAAGCTGCTGGGAGGTTTGCTGGGAGATACAAGGAGCAAAAGTCAGTGGATGAATATCATGGAAAAAGGATTACAAGACAACAATATTTCCCTTGTCCTACGCTTGAGCTATATGTACCTGCCCGTACACCTCAAGCGGTGCTTCACATACTGCAGTTTATTTGCACCAGGCTATAAGTTTGATCCAGCTCACTTGTCCTGGCTTTGGATTGCCGAGGGTTTTATTGAACCGCAAGACGGGGATGAGAGAAGGCTGGAAGACATAGCTAGAGAATATTTTGATCAGCTCCTTTCACGCTCATTCTTCCAGGAACTCAAGCTTGGACCCAAGACCTGCTATTTTGTGCACGACTTACTCCATGATCTTGCAAAGTCTGTTGCTGCAGTGGACTGCTTCCGTATTGAGGATGGCATGAACTCTGACATCCCGTCGACTGTTTGCCATCTGTCAGTCAGTGTGAATAGTATATCTGATCTTACAAACTTCTCCGCGCTCGAAAATCTGCGCACCTTGTTAATCCAGCCATCACTTCCGTTCTCCTTCAGTTGCTTCCAAGAGGATTTTGCTGTGAACTTAAAATGTCTCCTGGAGAAGACAAAACGTTTGCGTGTTCTTGATCTCAGTGGTTTTAAATTAGAAGAGTTGCCCCAATGCATTGTTGACTTACTGCACCTCCGTTACCTATCTCTCCATGGCTCCATCCAGAGGCTTCCTGAGTCGATTGGCAAGCTCCTGAATCTGCAAACATTATGCTTCACTGGGAAATGTTCCCTTGATAAGCTTCCTGCAAGCATTACTATGCTTGTCAATTTGCGCCACCTTCTTGTTGAAACAAAGTATATTGCTGGATTGACGGGCATTGGTCAGCTAGCTAACCTTCAGGGATCACTTGAGCTCCATGTTGAGAAGAGGGAAGGGCATAAATTAGAAGAGTTGATGAACATCAACGGTCTCCACGGGTTGCTCAAAATAAAAAATCTAGAAAATGTTTCAAGCTATGAAGAAGCCTGTAAAGCTGAGTTGAATAAGAAATcaaatcttagttctctgaatttgGAATGGAGCTCCGCTAGTAGAAATAAATCCCCACCTTCTGATAGAAAGGTGCTTGAAGGCCTACAGCCGCACCAAGGCATAAAGGTACTAAATGTTAGAAGGTACTGTGGCACGGAAACTCCCAGGTGGCTACAGTCATTGCAGCAGCTTAGTACCTTGCACCTTACAAATTGCAGGAGTTTGGCCATGCTTCCTCCACTGGGGCATTTGGGGTCACTCAGATACCTGCACATGAAGGAGCTGTGTGCAGTTGACCGAATTGGGCATGAGTTTTATGGCACTGGTGATGTGGCATTTCCATCCCTAAGATTCCTTGAATTTGATGATTTCCCAAGGTTGCATGACTGGTCTGGAATAGCAGACCGAGAGTCATTTCCATGCCTTGAAAGATTAGCTATAATGGATTGTCCAGAATTGGTCAAAATTCCTCCATTCTTTCCAGCTACTCGTGAAATTACCATTGAGCGTACACGATTAGTACCATATATGAGGCTTGCCTCTTTTTCTTCAACTTCAGAGAAGTTCCAGCTGGATGTATTCACAACTTCTCTTGACTTCAACGGGCTACTCAGTAAACAGCACATAGAAGCCATTGCAGCCTTAAATATAAGTGGTGCTGAAGAAATCGTTGCTACTGAAGAAACCGGGTCCTTTGTTTCTCTACAAAGGATCCAGCTTTCTCGGTGCAATGTTACGGACCAGAATTTTAGTAGGTTTCTCCAGGCTCTGCCTTGTCTGTGCTCGTTGGAGATAATAGACCTGCCTAACATAACATCTCTTCCAGCATCGGAAACACTCAAGTTTAGCACAATGCTCACCGAGTTGTCCATACGTAACTGTTGTTTGCTTCAATCTATCTTGTCACTGCAGTCTTTGGATTCGTTAAAGTATCTGGTGATCGAGAGGTGTCCTAAAGTAACAGCAAGTTCATTTCCGTTGAACTTTAAGAGCCTATCATCTCTCAAAGTGCTGAGAATATCTTATTGCTCAGAGCTCCAATCTTTACCAGCGTGTGGTCTTCCATCCTCACTAGAAACACTTAATATTATTGGGTGCCACCCAGAGTTTTCCAGGCAATCAAGAAATAGGAACGGACATTACTTTGAGAAGCTTGCAACAATACCTACTGTAATTATTCGGTGA